One Novipirellula galeiformis genomic window, ATCAATTTGGATGACGCCAACTCCGTGTCGTCCTGCGGCGCGGGGAAGGGAGTTTCCGATGTCAATGTTGTGCCTCCCCAATCTGCACGAGCACTCGATTCATGCTGCCCGATTCCAAGCCTTGTAAATCGACGGTCACAAATCGGAATCCGATCGCACGTAGCGATTCGTTTAGCTCCGATGCCAACGGGGGACTCAGCAGCCGCGGAAGTTCATCGCTAGGAACCTCCACACGGGCGAGTTCGTCATGATGCACTCGCACCCGTCCGTCGCTGAATCCTTGTTCACGAAGCCACGTTTCGGCTTGTTCGATTCGGGATAAACGTTCGGGCGTGACTTCGACGCCGTAGGCGACACGACTCGCCAAGCAAGGGGACGCAGGTAGGTCTGCGTTTTCTAATCCAAAGAATCGGGCCAGCTCACGGACCTCTTGCTTGCCAAGCCGCAAATCGGCCAGCGGCGTTTGCACCGAGGCGTTTTTCCCGGCCTCGATCCCAGGCCGATAGTCGCCGAGGTCATCCGCATTGGTGCCCGAGACGAGGACCGTCGTAGGATCATGGTTCGCTAATTGCCCCAGCGTACGGTAAAGCGTTTCTTTGCAATAGAAACATCGTTTCGTATCGTTGCGGACGTACTCTTCGCGGTCGCCTTCGTGAGTCGGGACAACGCGCTGCGCAATCCCGATTTG contains:
- the larE gene encoding ATP-dependent sacrificial sulfur transferase LarE, whose protein sequence is MHNVSTNAARLIERIASFRRVTVAFSGGVDSSVVAAAATRAKLDALVAVTADSPSVPRWQLQWATRIANQIGIAQRVVPTHEGDREEYVRNDTKRCFYCKETLYRTLGQLANHDPTTVLVSGTNADDLGDYRPGIEAGKNASVQTPLADLRLGKQEVRELARFFGLENADLPASPCLASRVAYGVEVTPERLSRIEQAETWLREQGFSDGRVRVHHDELARVEVPSDELPRLLSPPLASELNESLRAIGFRFVTVDLQGLESGSMNRVLVQIGEAQH